GTCCTCACAAAGATCAAGCTTCAGAGCGATCTGTTCGGACACGGTTCGCTGCAAGAGATCCTTCAGGGCCACGGCGAGATGATTGATCGACAGCGGCTTGGCATCCAGCGGCTGCCGTCTGGAGAACGCCAACAAGCGCTGGGTCAAGGACGCGGCACGCTGGGCGGAACTGTTGGCCGCATCCATAAAGCGCAGTACATCGTCGGTATTGCCCTTCGCCATGCGCATCTTGATCAGTTCAAGCGCGCTGATGACACCGGTCAGCATATTGTTGAAGTCGTGGGCGATACCGCCGGTGAGCTGACCCACCGCTTCCATTTTCAGTGACTGTCGCAGTTGCTCCTCTGCACGCGCTCGCTCATCGCTTTCTGTCTTCAACTGCTCGATTGCGGCATTCAGCGCCTGCGTCCGGGCTTGTACCTGAGTCTCAAGCTCCTCATTGAAGCGTCGCAGCGACAGTTCGGCCTGCTTCTCTTCATTGATGTCGACGATGACTGCTGCTGCACCGATGATCTTTCGGTCATTGCCATAGAGCGGCACTGCGCTGACGCGCATCCATGACTCGTCGCCATCTTCAAGACTGTGACAGAAATCGACCCTGGCGCCCGATTCGCCCCTGAGCGCCTTGGCGCCTGGAAACATATGAGGCTCGAGCTTTCTGCCGTCCGCGTCCAACCCCACCCAGCTAGAGTCGGTTTCAGACTGCATGGAAGGAATGATGCCTCCCGGCACGTAATGCCGGTACAGGGGATTGCTGATGACCGACCGACCCTCGCCATCCATGAAACAGATGCCGACCGGGACGTTTTCCAGAAGAATCCGCATCCGGCCCCGCTCCTCGGCCAGTTCGGCAAGACGATCGCGCATCTCGAACTGGCGTTCGCGGGAGCCCCATGCAGCGGCAACGGCGCTCAGGAGCGAGGCGGAGCTAAGCGGCCGTTCGAGCACCACCACGTAGCCTGCCGATCGTGGAAGCCGGCGCCTGGCGATTTCGGTATCACGCCCCGAGCGTCCGTTGTTCGAAGCCAGCAGAATGATCGGGATGTCGGACCAGCTCGGCTGTCGCCCCAGGGCCTCGTCGAGGGCAGAGGCATCCCCCAGGAGCGATTCTTCCGTCAGGAGTATCAGACCTGTGCCCGAACCCAGGGCCGCGGACAGGGAAGAAAGGTCCTGATGGATCTGGAGCGAGTATCTTTCGCCGAAAAGCCTTTCCATGCTGAGCGCGTCGCCTTTGAACGGCGCGACGATCGACAGGGTCCTGGCTTGCGCTTGTTGCTCAACCGTCACGCTATCGCTCTTCCATTAGCGGACGATCGGCTCCGAAATATTCCGGTGTTCCGGTTAATACTCCGCGGAAGTCGCTCAACGGCTCACCTACACGCACGCCCTGGGAATCGATCCGAAGCTCACGGATAGCGTCTTCGTGTGCGCCGGCGCGATGCTTCAGGATGGAGATCGCCTTACGCAGACGCCCCTGCGCTTCGAAAAAGCGAATCAAAATCACCGAATCGGCAACATAGGAGATGTCCAGATTGGTCGCCATGGAGCCCAGCAGTCCATGCTGCGGATTGATCAGGAAGGTCACCACACCATGCTGACTGAGGTAGGAAAGCAGCTCATGCATCTGCAGGATAAGCTGCTGCTCCTGGG
The nucleotide sequence above comes from Halopseudomonas xinjiangensis. Encoded proteins:
- a CDS encoding hybrid sensor histidine kinase/response regulator, whose translation is MTVEQQAQARTLSIVAPFKGDALSMERLFGERYSLQIHQDLSSLSAALGSGTGLILLTEESLLGDASALDEALGRQPSWSDIPIILLASNNGRSGRDTEIARRRLPRSAGYVVVLERPLSSASLLSAVAAAWGSRERQFEMRDRLAELAEERGRMRILLENVPVGICFMDGEGRSVISNPLYRHYVPGGIIPSMQSETDSSWVGLDADGRKLEPHMFPGAKALRGESGARVDFCHSLEDGDESWMRVSAVPLYGNDRKIIGAAAVIVDINEEKQAELSLRRFNEELETQVQARTQALNAAIEQLKTESDERARAEEQLRQSLKMEAVGQLTGGIAHDFNNMLTGVISALELIKMRMAKGNTDDVLRFMDAANSSAQRAASLTQRLLAFSRRQPLDAKPLSINHLAVALKDLLQRTVSEQIALKLDLCEDDPWVNADANQLENAILNLAINARDAMPDGGELSIRTRIVNTQVTPALVCVEVIDTGCGIPEAVLTKVTEPFFTTKPIGQGTGLGLSMVFGFAQQSNGRLSIDSVPGVGTTVSICLPEHPKVETDSLSPQQRAASGRGQAVLLVEDDESVRLINQEVLEELGYQVCVARDGEEALECFHKLEHVDLLITDVGLPGMNGRQLAEVIQQLQPRLPVLFLTGYAESAMDQTDFLGPYMQLLTKPFTLDALASRVATMLAYPALHSGYDADTRMG